The Rickettsia helvetica genome has a segment encoding these proteins:
- a CDS encoding porin, which produces MKKLLLAASIICLASAGLAEENPIPVISNSDTEIKLEGFYLFENGYIKQDHLILFDKNVTDNRKKLGFYTEAAFAATITKTINDVIAGAKIVLQPTTRAKTSTSYNGSHIFIKTSYGKVELGSPADVSAKLRITGSQVTAGTGGWCRYALLDGQYMRYKGLKPDFDTSANFYLESYSNYFDQINDKAERARRLNFFTPKMKGFQAGISYTPDTANTGGNKDINNLTLERSGRNGVSVSRTGIKTVKLENNETMTINQNIRDAFSAGLTYEHEISEDADLKLSVTGEYGKPARRLIHAKMDGTKVVEVLNTYKLSNLKAYNLGAVFTYGNFSCGASYGNLGKSLTAKEYYKVGRDTYYYNGAVAYGQGPIKTSLEYLKTSRYKNTVDAVSLATEYKIMPGLLPYAEISHFQAKGKPVYYPEAPSKTTRGTVGLIGTKLKF; this is translated from the coding sequence ATGAAAAAATTATTATTAGCTGCAAGTATTATTTGCCTTGCATCGGCTGGTCTTGCCGAAGAAAATCCAATACCTGTTATTTCTAATTCTGATACTGAAATAAAATTAGAAGGGTTCTATTTATTTGAAAACGGTTATATTAAACAGGATCATTTAATTTTATTTGATAAAAATGTAACTGATAACAGGAAAAAGCTAGGGTTTTACACGGAAGCAGCGTTTGCAGCAACTATTACTAAAACTATCAATGATGTAATAGCAGGTGCTAAAATAGTGCTTCAGCCTACTACAAGAGCAAAAACCTCTACAAGTTATAATGGATCACATATCTTTATTAAAACTAGTTACGGTAAAGTAGAACTCGGCTCTCCTGCTGATGTAAGTGCTAAATTGCGTATTACCGGTAGTCAAGTAACTGCAGGTACTGGAGGATGGTGTAGATATGCTCTACTTGACGGTCAGTATATGAGGTATAAAGGCTTAAAACCAGATTTTGATACTAGTGCTAATTTTTATCTTGAATCATACTCGAATTATTTTGATCAAATCAATGATAAAGCTGAGAGAGCTAGAAGATTGAACTTTTTTACGCCTAAAATGAAAGGCTTCCAAGCCGGTATCTCTTATACTCCCGATACTGCTAATACGGGCGGTAACAAAGATATAAATAATTTAACACTTGAAAGGTCAGGAAGAAACGGGGTTAGTGTTTCTAGAACCGGAATAAAGACGGTTAAATTAGAGAATAATGAAACTATGACTATTAATCAGAATATTAGAGATGCTTTTTCTGCCGGCTTAACTTATGAACATGAAATTAGCGAAGATGCAGACTTAAAATTATCCGTTACCGGAGAGTACGGTAAACCTGCTCGTCGTCTTATTCATGCTAAAATGGACGGAACTAAAGTAGTAGAAGTATTAAATACTTATAAGCTTTCTAATTTAAAAGCATATAATCTTGGAGCCGTATTTACTTATGGTAATTTCTCTTGTGGAGCTTCTTACGGTAATTTAGGTAAAAGCTTAACTGCTAAAGAATATTATAAAGTCGGTCGTGATACCTATTATTACAATGGAGCAGTTGCTTATGGACAAGGACCTATAAAAACAAGTCTTGAATATCTCAAAACTTCAAGATATAAAAACACCGTTGATGCTGTAAGCCTCGCTACTGAATATAAGATCATGCCTGGTTTATTACCATATGCTGAAATTTCTCATTTCCAAGCTAAAGGTAAACCTGTATATTACCCTGAAGCACCTAGTAAAACAACACGAGGTACTGTTGGTCTTATAGGTACAAAACTTAAATTTTAA
- the dcd gene encoding dCTP deaminase — translation MAIMSDKWIKEAVINQSMIRPFAEKQVRVHNKEKIISYGLSSYGYDARVSNEFKIFTNINSTTVDPKNFSEYNLVDREVDVCIIPPNSFALGRTIEYFKIPRDVLVICVGKSTYARCGIIVNVTPLEPEWEGHVTLEFSNTTPLPAKIYANEGACQFLFLKSDQICDTSYADRQGKYMKQVGVTLPLT, via the coding sequence ATGGCTATAATGTCAGATAAGTGGATAAAAGAAGCTGTTATAAATCAAAGTATGATAAGGCCCTTTGCGGAAAAGCAGGTAAGAGTTCATAATAAAGAAAAGATTATTTCTTACGGCTTATCTTCTTACGGCTATGATGCTAGAGTATCTAATGAATTTAAAATATTTACCAATATAAATTCTACTACGGTTGATCCAAAAAATTTCAGTGAATATAATTTAGTTGATAGAGAAGTAGATGTGTGTATTATTCCACCTAATAGTTTTGCCCTTGGCAGGACTATAGAATATTTTAAAATACCGCGTGATGTATTAGTTATTTGTGTCGGCAAGTCCACTTATGCAAGATGCGGTATAATAGTAAATGTGACTCCGTTAGAACCAGAATGGGAAGGACATGTAACTTTAGAGTTTTCTAATACTACTCCATTACCTGCTAAAATATATGCAAATGAAGGAGCTTGTCAGTTTTTATTTTTAAAAAGTGATCAAATTTGTGATACTTCATATGCTGATCGACAAGGAAAATATATGAAACAAGTAGGCGTAACTTTACCTTTAACATAA
- the secB gene encoding protein-export chaperone SecB: protein MSTINTDTNEAMPHISVNAQYIKDLSLENPSAPSSLAALDQRPQIDLSLDINITNLSEENFYEVELNIEAIARNEKYKLFQIELKYAGVFNLINIDAEQHPILLSVHCPAMIFPFARKIIASCTQDAGFQPLMIDPIDFGALYHKKMSEHQN from the coding sequence ATGAGTACAATAAACACTGATACTAATGAGGCAATGCCGCATATTTCCGTTAATGCACAATATATAAAAGATTTATCTCTTGAGAACCCTTCTGCCCCGTCTTCTCTTGCGGCTTTGGATCAACGCCCTCAAATTGATTTATCTCTAGATATAAATATTACTAATTTATCGGAAGAAAATTTCTATGAAGTAGAATTAAATATCGAAGCAATCGCAAGAAATGAAAAATATAAATTATTTCAGATAGAATTAAAATATGCCGGAGTATTTAATTTAATTAATATTGATGCTGAACAACATCCGATTTTATTATCAGTTCATTGTCCGGCAATGATATTTCCATTTGCTAGAAAAATTATAGCTAGTTGTACTCAAGATGCAGGATTCCAGCCTTTAATGATTGATCCTATAGATTTTGGTGCCTTATATCATAAGAAAATGTCGGAGCATCAAAACTAA
- the ctrA gene encoding response regulator transcription factor CtrA: MRVLLIEDEPEMANLIELTLASEGIVCDKASVGVEGLRLGKVGGYDLVILDLMLPDINGFEILLRLRAAKIKTPILILSNLTDTDQKITGFSSEADDYLTKPFVREELIARIKAIVRRSKGHAASVFRFDKVSVNLDTRSVEVDGKKVHLTNKEYAILELLILRRGTILTKEMFLNHLYSSVDEPEMKIIDVFICKLRKKLSDAAGGRDYIDTVWGRGYMLKEYDELQQKEILAQGA, encoded by the coding sequence GTGAGAGTTTTGTTAATTGAAGACGAGCCGGAAATGGCTAACTTAATTGAGCTAACTTTAGCTTCAGAAGGGATAGTTTGCGATAAAGCTTCAGTTGGTGTGGAAGGTTTAAGACTTGGTAAAGTCGGTGGTTATGATCTAGTGATTTTAGACCTTATGTTACCGGATATTAATGGTTTTGAGATATTACTAAGATTGCGTGCTGCCAAAATAAAAACTCCAATCTTAATTTTATCTAACTTAACGGATACGGATCAAAAAATTACCGGTTTCTCTTCCGAAGCCGATGATTATCTAACCAAGCCGTTTGTAAGAGAGGAATTAATTGCTAGAATTAAAGCTATAGTTAGACGTTCTAAAGGGCATGCAGCATCAGTATTTAGGTTTGATAAGGTTAGCGTAAACCTAGATACTAGAAGTGTAGAAGTTGACGGCAAAAAGGTACATTTGACGAACAAAGAATATGCTATTTTAGAGCTATTAATACTCCGAAGAGGAACTATCTTAACTAAAGAAATGTTCTTAAATCACTTATATAGTAGTGTTGACGAACCGGAAATGAAAATTATTGACGTATTTATTTGTAAACTTCGTAAAAAGTTAAGTGATGCTGCCGGCGGTAGAGATTATATCGACACAGTATGGGGACGCGGTTATATGCTAAAAGAATATGATGAATTACAACAAAAAGAAATTTTAGCACAAGGAGCATAA
- the queF gene encoding NADPH-dependent 7-cyano-7-deazaguanine reductase QueF (Catalyzes the NADPH-dependent reduction of 7-cyano-7-deazaguanine (preQ0) to 7-aminomethyl-7-deazaguanine (preQ1) in queuosine biosynthesis), with product MPLSTSLLGKKSTYKDSYDATLLFKIPRINNRNELGINSNNLPFYGVDVWNTYELSCLNKNGKPWVGVGTFYIPTDSENIVESKSFKLYLNSFNNFVVESIEELERIILQDLSNVTYAKVTGRIWPINTKIEFGVPSGKNIDDLDIVCNNYGPPDNSLIEYEDVLVEEEINSNLLKSNCLVTGQPDWGTIIIKYKGKKLKHDYFLKYLISFRNCNEFAEQCAERIFTDIKNAINPDFLSIYIVYTRRGGIDICPCRSTDKSYTLPSDKRLIRQ from the coding sequence ATGCCTTTATCTACTTCTTTACTTGGTAAAAAAAGTACTTATAAAGATAGTTATGATGCGACTTTATTATTTAAAATTCCACGTATAAATAATCGAAACGAACTGGGAATAAATAGTAATAATCTTCCGTTTTACGGTGTAGATGTTTGGAATACATATGAACTATCTTGTCTTAATAAGAACGGTAAGCCATGGGTTGGAGTAGGCACTTTTTATATACCGACGGATTCTGAAAATATAGTAGAATCAAAATCATTTAAATTATATCTAAATTCTTTTAATAACTTTGTTGTTGAATCAATAGAAGAACTAGAAAGAATTATCTTGCAGGATCTAAGTAATGTTACATACGCTAAAGTAACAGGACGGATATGGCCTATAAATACAAAAATAGAATTTGGTGTTCCAAGCGGTAAAAATATCGATGATTTAGATATAGTATGCAATAATTACGGTCCACCCGATAATAGTTTAATTGAGTATGAAGATGTTTTGGTAGAAGAAGAGATTAATTCTAATTTACTAAAATCAAATTGCTTAGTAACCGGTCAACCGGATTGGGGTACAATCATTATAAAATATAAAGGAAAAAAGTTAAAACATGATTATTTCCTGAAATATCTAATATCTTTTAGAAATTGTAATGAGTTTGCAGAGCAGTGTGCCGAGCGTATTTTTACAGACATTAAAAACGCTATAAATCCTGATTTTCTTTCTATTTATATAGTATATACTAGGCGTGGAGGAATTGATATTTGTCCCTGTCGTTCTACCGATAAAAGTTATACTTTACCTAGCGATAAACGACTTATTAGGCAATAA
- a CDS encoding transposase, translating to MLHLILNLESYKEIYNLLITIPGIGSIIAITLITELPELGNLNCKQIASLVGVAPHCKESGKTRFKAKTKGGRKTVRAALYMAAVMSVRCNSAVKPFYKRLVEKGKAKQLALTAVMRKIIIIINNIVKNKRPWQEQYKQIILTS from the coding sequence ATATTACATCTTATTTTAAATCTAGAAAGTTACAAAGAAATATATAATTTACTCATTACTATCCCAGGTATTGGCTCGATTATAGCAATAACCTTAATTACAGAATTACCGGAGCTTGGTAATTTAAATTGTAAACAAATAGCTTCTTTAGTAGGAGTAGCACCTCACTGTAAGGAAAGTGGCAAAACAAGATTTAAAGCAAAAACTAAAGGTGGTAGAAAAACGGTACGGGCAGCATTATATATGGCAGCTGTTATGTCTGTAAGATGTAATTCTGCAGTTAAACCTTTTTATAAAAGACTTGTAGAAAAAGGAAAGGCCAAACAATTAGCTCTTACTGCTGTAATGCGAAAGATAATAATAATTATCAATAACATTGTTAAAAACAAACGACCTTGGCAGGAACAATATAAACAAATTATCTTGACTTCTTAA
- a CDS encoding IS110 family transposase: MSVVNPYFTSAFRTMRGKFTKTDTIDAQMLALFAEKINPESRKVANEIEKELKELTARRNQLITMIVSERNRLRRVTNQKIINSINNVIDLLNSQKE; this comes from the coding sequence GTGTCAGTAGTTAATCCTTATTTTACATCAGCATTTAGAACTATGAGAGGTAAGTTTACAAAAACTGATACCATCGATGCACAAATGTTAGCATTATTTGCAGAAAAAATTAACCCTGAATCTAGAAAAGTAGCGAATGAGATAGAAAAAGAATTAAAAGAACTTACAGCTAGACGTAACCAATTAATTACTATGATAGTATCTGAACGCAATCGCTTACGTAGAGTTACTAATCAAAAAATAATTAATAGTATAAATAATGTTATTGATTTACTTAATAGCCAAAAGGAATAA
- a CDS encoding IS110 family transposase: MLVHGTGEKNITKHIFIGIDVSEDTLDVWLHPLNKYKVFNNDQKGINELAEYIAGYSIAKIVIEATGGLEYKAANTL, encoded by the coding sequence TTGCTCGTACATGGGACAGGAGAGAAAAACATAACAAAGCATATCTTTATAGGTATCGATGTATCTGAAGATACTTTAGACGTCTGGTTACACCCATTGAATAAATATAAAGTTTTTAATAATGATCAAAAAGGCATTAATGAGCTAGCCGAATATATAGCAGGTTATAGTATTGCTAAAATTGTAATTGAAGCTACCGGTGGGCTTGAATATAAAGCGGCAAACACCTTATAA
- a CDS encoding cell cycle transcriptional regulator TrcR has product MNSQKTLPLLPKATAMWLIENTSLTFKQIAGFCGIHEFEIKGMADGEVAQSIKGLNPIANGQLTLEEIERCSKDPNTNLQISYSPADELMKNQKKQRAKYTPIARRQDKPDAIYWLLSNYPNIQDHQIIKLIGTTKTTIDAIRTRSHWNMNSIRPRDPVLLGICSQIDLNKIVESLKPP; this is encoded by the coding sequence ATGAATTCGCAAAAAACATTACCGCTTCTGCCAAAAGCCACGGCTATGTGGTTAATTGAAAATACTTCTTTAACTTTTAAACAAATTGCCGGTTTTTGCGGTATTCATGAATTTGAAATAAAAGGTATGGCTGACGGTGAAGTAGCACAATCTATAAAAGGTTTAAATCCAATTGCAAATGGTCAGTTAACTTTAGAGGAAATTGAGCGTTGCAGTAAAGATCCTAATACTAATTTACAAATTTCATATAGCCCTGCTGATGAATTGATGAAAAATCAGAAAAAACAGCGTGCTAAATACACTCCTATAGCAAGACGTCAAGATAAACCAGATGCTATATATTGGTTATTGTCTAATTATCCGAACATCCAAGACCATCAAATAATTAAATTAATAGGTACTACTAAAACTACTATAGATGCTATTAGAACCCGTAGCCATTGGAATATGAATTCTATTCGTCCTCGTGATCCTGTATTACTGGGGATCTGTAGTCAAATAGACCTGAATAAAATAGTAGAAAGCCTAAAGCCTCCATAA
- a CDS encoding helix-turn-helix domain-containing protein has product MKVYREYRGFSQEQLAIKIGKTKQYISVIEKGSRTGTIDTLKKLSTVLNVDLDML; this is encoded by the coding sequence ATTAAAGTTTACCGTGAATATAGAGGGTTTTCCCAAGAACAATTAGCCATTAAAATTGGTAAAACTAAGCAATATATTTCTGTTATTGAAAAAGGATCACGCACCGGTACAATAGATACGCTAAAAAAACTAAGTACTGTTTTAAATGTCGATTTGGATATGTTATAA
- a CDS encoding NAD(P)(+) transhydrogenase (Re/Si-specific) subunit beta produces the protein MSLQIIQLLYLASAICFILSLKFLSSQKQAYLGSTIGILGMAIAVGVTFFLPDFTHKLPIITTILLGGIIGGIIALKISMMAMPQLVAGFHSFVGLAAVFVAYATILAPENFSIGMAGNLPISSLIEISLGVSIGALTFSGSVIAFLKLQGLMKSSPLKFYGQQYICLLTAIILVLLIISFIRSENIFLFNLIVFLSLLIGVLLIIPVGGADMPIIVSMLNSYSGFAAAGIGFTLSNSLLIITGALVGSSGAILSYIMCKAMNRSLIKVIFGAFLPTSVGISKDIDDDKIAKTSCPEDAAHLLLNASSVIIVPGYGMAVAQSQYIIKEMVDILERSDINVRFAVHPVAGRMPGHMNVLLAEANIDYEKVLELEEINRDFATTDVVLVIGANDVTNPAAKNDPNSPIYGMPVLDVEKARTILFIKRSMASGYAGIENELFYHDNTFMLFGDAKKVVEEIVKFLNED, from the coding sequence ATGTCTCTGCAGATTATCCAATTACTATATTTAGCTTCCGCTATTTGTTTTATTCTGTCGCTAAAGTTTTTATCCTCACAAAAACAAGCATATTTAGGTAGTACCATAGGTATTTTGGGGATGGCGATAGCAGTCGGCGTTACTTTTTTCCTACCGGATTTTACTCATAAATTACCCATTATAACCACTATATTATTGGGCGGTATAATAGGAGGAATTATTGCACTTAAAATTTCTATGATGGCAATGCCTCAATTAGTCGCAGGTTTTCACTCTTTTGTCGGTCTTGCTGCAGTATTTGTAGCTTACGCTACGATACTTGCACCTGAAAATTTTTCTATAGGTATGGCAGGGAACTTACCTATTAGTTCTTTGATAGAAATATCCTTAGGCGTCTCTATAGGTGCTTTAACTTTTAGCGGTTCGGTTATAGCTTTTCTAAAACTACAAGGCTTAATGAAAAGTAGCCCGTTAAAATTCTACGGTCAGCAATATATATGCTTATTAACGGCAATAATATTAGTTCTTTTGATAATATCGTTTATTCGTTCAGAGAATATATTTTTATTTAATCTAATAGTCTTTTTATCGCTGTTAATCGGAGTATTACTAATAATACCGGTGGGCGGTGCAGATATGCCTATTATAGTATCAATGCTAAATTCTTATTCAGGTTTTGCGGCAGCAGGTATAGGGTTTACGCTTAGCAATAGCCTACTTATTATTACCGGGGCATTGGTCGGCAGTAGCGGAGCTATACTTAGCTATATAATGTGCAAAGCTATGAACCGCTCATTAATCAAGGTTATTTTTGGAGCATTTTTACCTACCTCTGTAGGAATTAGCAAAGATATAGACGACGATAAAATAGCAAAAACAAGCTGCCCTGAAGATGCAGCACATTTACTACTTAATGCATCGTCGGTGATAATTGTTCCCGGTTACGGTATGGCAGTAGCCCAGTCTCAGTATATCATAAAAGAGATGGTTGATATATTAGAACGTTCAGATATTAATGTACGTTTTGCCGTACATCCGGTAGCAGGTAGAATGCCTGGACATATGAATGTTTTACTTGCAGAAGCTAATATAGATTATGAGAAAGTACTTGAGCTTGAAGAAATTAATAGAGATTTCGCTACCACTGACGTAGTGCTTGTGATTGGGGCAAATGACGTAACTAATCCTGCTGCTAAAAATGATCCGAATAGTCCAATTTACGGTATGCCGGTACTCGATGTCGAAAAAGCACGTACGATTTTGTTTATTAAACGCTCTATGGCATCAGGATATGCAGGTATAGAAAATGAACTATTTTATCACGATAATACTTTTATGTTATTCGGCGATGCTAAGAAAGTAGTTGAGGAGATAGTTAAGTTTCTAAATGAAGATTAG
- a CDS encoding OmpW family outer membrane protein, whose translation MLRIVKKLGIILFVSSISINSFAKSIYDDVDSAPDYDSTPYYENEGSLVFKMRLGGVFSSAKQKGLPPPTSPQPVSVGEVAKNGYGGDASTTIFFNNYLATELSLGFNVLRTKYTSLAAVAHNYGVDNVKLGKNKPIYMIPATVTGQFHIAPYGGIRPYIGIGYHGSYMLTQATGLKIRNGHDAVGQIGVDFYAKDDTLINIDVRQFFLNPKLEYKPNLVGNKTMTSKVKLNPLIVSVGIGFTF comes from the coding sequence ATGTTAAGAATAGTGAAAAAATTAGGGATAATTTTGTTTGTATCTAGCATAAGTATTAATAGTTTTGCTAAAAGCATTTATGATGATGTAGATTCTGCTCCTGACTATGATAGTACACCGTATTATGAAAACGAAGGAAGTTTAGTTTTCAAGATGCGTCTAGGAGGTGTTTTTTCAAGTGCTAAGCAAAAAGGATTACCTCCTCCTACCTCTCCTCAACCTGTTTCAGTAGGAGAAGTTGCAAAAAACGGTTATGGAGGTGATGCATCCACTACTATATTCTTTAACAATTATTTAGCCACTGAATTATCACTTGGCTTTAATGTTTTACGCACTAAATATACCTCCCTTGCAGCCGTTGCTCATAATTATGGCGTTGATAATGTCAAACTAGGAAAAAACAAACCTATTTATATGATTCCTGCAACGGTTACCGGACAATTTCATATAGCTCCTTACGGTGGAATAAGACCGTATATAGGCATAGGTTATCACGGTTCTTATATGCTTACACAAGCTACCGGTCTTAAAATTAGAAACGGACACGATGCCGTAGGACAAATAGGTGTAGATTTTTATGCTAAAGATGATACTTTAATCAATATTGACGTAAGACAATTTTTCTTAAATCCTAAACTTGAGTATAAACCGAATTTAGTAGGTAATAAAACCATGACCTCTAAAGTTAAACTTAATCCTTTAATAGTTTCCGTAGGTATAGGATTTACTTTTTAA
- a CDS encoding DMT family transporter, translated as MNDALKTYLTGIGWFLFSLISSSANDVMSKYLGTRLHSFEVAFFRFFFSSIVLLPFVVYYGKNTLKTSRPFVHILRGLLLFFGMTSWTYGLTIAPVTTATVVSFSIPLFTLILAVFFLNESIIWQRWVVTIVGFIGLVVTLKPHAEDFNPEILYFVLAAISFAMLDIINKKFVIKESMISMLFYSAIVTAIVSLPVASQYWLTPSSFELALLFVLGSSGSLILFFLLKAFSMVDATATAPYRYLELVISAIAAYFIFNEFPDKSTLHGAVIIIPVTLFIIYSEKKAMSRKHESQ; from the coding sequence ATGAATGATGCATTAAAAACATATTTAACCGGTATAGGTTGGTTTTTATTTAGTTTAATAAGTAGTAGTGCCAATGATGTAATGTCTAAATATCTTGGGACTCGTTTACATAGCTTTGAAGTAGCTTTTTTCCGCTTCTTTTTCAGTAGCATAGTTTTACTACCTTTTGTTGTTTATTACGGTAAAAATACCTTAAAAACAAGTCGTCCTTTTGTACATATATTAAGAGGGTTATTATTATTTTTCGGTATGACTTCCTGGACTTATGGTCTTACCATAGCTCCCGTTACTACTGCAACCGTCGTAAGTTTTTCTATTCCTTTATTTACTTTAATACTTGCCGTATTTTTTCTTAACGAAAGTATTATTTGGCAAAGATGGGTAGTTACCATAGTAGGATTTATAGGACTTGTTGTTACGCTTAAACCGCATGCTGAGGATTTTAACCCCGAAATTTTGTATTTTGTATTAGCGGCTATTTCATTTGCTATGCTTGACATTATTAATAAAAAATTCGTAATAAAAGAATCGATGATTAGCATGCTATTTTATTCGGCAATAGTAACTGCTATAGTGTCGCTACCTGTAGCCTCGCAGTATTGGCTAACTCCTAGTAGTTTTGAATTAGCTTTATTGTTTGTACTCGGTAGTAGCGGAAGCTTAATATTATTCTTCCTGCTTAAAGCTTTTTCCATGGTAGATGCAACCGCTACCGCTCCTTATAGATATTTAGAGCTGGTGATTTCAGCAATAGCGGCATATTTCATATTTAACGAGTTTCCCGATAAAAGCACACTTCATGGAGCAGTAATAATAATTCCTGTCACCTTATTTATAATATACTCCGAAAAAAAAGCTATGAGTAGAAAACATGAATCGCAGTAA
- a CDS encoding MFS transporter: MNRSKLVFSSGIANTFEWYDYVLFGYFAPIIGAKFFPNDDANTSLLQAFLVFAIGYLARPLGGIFFGVIGDRFGRKVALTSALFCMSAPTILIGILPTYHTIGITATILMICVRILQGLSMGGALTGSISFVIEHTSHKHRGFTGSISMSSICSGLLLGSFISYIVKNILTASQFDSFGWRIPFLLGFFILFSAFYIKKHTHETPNFKNLREQKKILQSPLKKVITNHWFDILISVFINAPGSIIFYLTTIYLVSFLKISRNFTENEVNSLASICYVIMIAVTLLSGYLSDIIGRRKIFVINLIIIIVTTPFLLNNFENGDFTSVIISQFILAILAANYIGPEPALQAEFYPTNIRNTALSISYNTATSIFGGTTPLVFEYLVQKTGHVTSAVYYVILSCIFALIALSFYKNRSLDKI; this comes from the coding sequence ATGAATCGCAGTAAACTAGTATTTTCAAGCGGTATCGCCAACACTTTTGAATGGTATGATTATGTATTATTCGGTTATTTTGCACCCATAATAGGAGCAAAATTTTTTCCGAATGATGATGCTAATACTTCTTTACTGCAAGCTTTTTTAGTATTTGCTATAGGTTATTTGGCAAGACCGTTGGGCGGCATATTTTTTGGTGTTATCGGTGATAGATTTGGACGCAAAGTAGCCTTAACTAGCGCGTTATTTTGCATGTCTGCCCCAACCATATTAATAGGAATATTACCAACTTACCATACTATCGGGATAACTGCGACTATATTAATGATTTGTGTACGAATTCTACAAGGATTATCAATGGGAGGAGCTTTGACCGGCTCTATTTCCTTTGTTATTGAGCATACTAGCCATAAACACCGAGGCTTCACCGGTAGTATTTCAATGTCTAGTATATGCTCTGGTTTATTGCTTGGTTCTTTTATTTCTTATATCGTCAAGAATATCCTAACAGCTTCACAATTTGATAGTTTTGGCTGGAGAATACCTTTTTTACTTGGTTTTTTTATTCTTTTTTCAGCATTTTATATTAAAAAACATACACATGAAACACCGAATTTTAAAAATCTAAGAGAACAGAAAAAGATTTTACAGTCACCATTAAAAAAAGTCATTACCAATCATTGGTTTGATATATTAATCTCGGTTTTTATCAATGCTCCCGGTTCGATAATATTCTATCTAACTACAATTTACTTGGTATCGTTTTTAAAAATCAGCCGTAATTTTACTGAAAATGAGGTAAATAGCCTTGCTAGCATATGTTATGTGATTATGATAGCCGTAACTTTATTAAGCGGTTATCTATCCGATATTATAGGTCGCAGGAAAATTTTTGTAATTAATCTGATAATAATTATTGTAACAACGCCGTTTTTACTTAATAATTTTGAGAACGGGGACTTCACAAGCGTAATTATCTCACAATTTATACTCGCTATACTTGCCGCTAACTATATCGGTCCTGAACCGGCATTACAAGCAGAATTTTATCCTACAAATATACGTAACACCGCTCTCTCTATTTCATATAACACTGCTACAAGTATTTTTGGTGGTACTACGCCTCTTGTCTTTGAATATTTAGTACAAAAAACAGGGCATGTAACCTCGGCAGTTTATTATGTCATATTAAGCTGTATTTTTGCATTGATCGCCTTATCTTTTTACAAAAATAGAAGTTTAGATAAAATATGA
- the secG gene encoding preprotein translocase subunit SecG, whose translation MIDILLFVHITIAILLIIVILMQRSGSDGISSISGGNNMGVVSAKTVGNFLTKSTIILTTLFLINAIVLANLSSKKKSDLVSKINEIEENQAENSLPIAK comes from the coding sequence ATGATAGACATCCTTCTTTTTGTACATATTACTATTGCAATATTGCTAATTATAGTTATTCTGATGCAGCGTAGCGGATCGGATGGAATTAGTAGTATAAGCGGCGGTAATAATATGGGAGTAGTCAGTGCTAAAACAGTCGGTAATTTTCTTACTAAAAGCACTATAATACTTACAACATTATTTTTAATAAATGCAATAGTACTTGCTAACCTTTCCTCAAAAAAGAAATCAGATTTAGTTTCTAAGATTAATGAAATTGAAGAAAATCAAGCAGAAAATAGTTTACCTATAGCTAAATAG